TATACTCACTTTCACAATTgcaattgttaaaatcatttttgtttgtgtttagATGTCTCATCCCGAAACAATTAACcacataaaaatatcaaagattagtcttttcataaaaatacaatgaATTATGAAAGCAGTTTTTCGTTTTCAAGCCAAGCAAATTTGTTTGAACGATTAAGATAATGTGGCTCGACACATCAATGTTTTATATCAATCAAaaacgatttttatttttataattttttttttcttaaaagctCTAGAGATTATCTGATCGTCTTTGTGATGTTTGAATATTAAATTGTAATTAGCAATGTTTGATACCAAATTTCAGGCTCTAAGAATCttgataaacattttttcctcattttttggtgaaaaaaacccaaacataaTTATGATTCATAATTACATCCGTCTTTTATTTGTGAAACCATTTATCAACAAAGATAACTGATAGATcgataatatacaaatattgactggggttgagggcaacattgattatattagcccccgagggacgaaatattgcccgacgcgaagcggagggcaatattttcggcccaagggggctaatataatcaatgttgcccgaaaacacagtcaacatttgttttgttatatgaagaaacaaaacaaagtttaagaaagtaattgaaaacagatcgccgtaattttctcagctcaacaaagaattcacgatttcaattttgtgcaaagttcatttccaaaataccCCAGCATCAAGCgatcactggtgatattccgccgaccgtaagaattaacatacaaatgttctacctgatttaaCTTCACAGTAATTTGCAAAACCtcatatccgttatgatagcaaaacgtcgcattgcgcgtccgttgtttacttgccttgactggctgtctattatgacgtcaccttgttttggagtcgcgaagaattatttacgtcatcgtttacgaatcaacaaatcggaggcgattatttgaaatagagggaatgttctctagatattattcctagccggtcaatatcaaaaaaatattgaccggtcaatattttttcgaCGAGCTAATactacaattattgactatttgtctatatagagttatatagtgagaatatactactgaatataacaaaataatatattgcaTAGTGTGTCGAGCGAGCCATCTTAAGAACAAAAGGGAAGTCAAATATCAGCTGTGcgccttttatttaaaaaaaacaaactattttttttaccccgattacgacaaagaacaCACCgcggtgtgaccggtcagcagaggatgctcactcctacAAGGCACTCCTACCTCTATcaatttggaggtccgtgttgctctgctttgaatttgtattcgTTTAatagatttttgagatggttcacggtttgttattgtcattttttcatacaaagAAACATTGCTAATGagtgggggttttttttcagacgtATATCGAACGAGTACTTGTAATTTCTTTGATGTTCCACATGAATTTTGTGACTggaaattgtaaaaacacaacCCTGAAGCTGTTTGATGACCAAATACAGGCTATACAAAAGTCTGTGAGAACCATTGTAGAGGATGGTTCCTGTGGCAACAAGAATAGTAAGAGTATTGATTAAAATACAATGAGGTCTACTTTATATCTTTACGAAATGTGACATGGAAAATAGCTtgtaatgagagagagagagagagagagagagagagagagagagagagagagaataactTGAACATATATGTTCCTACCTTATATTGAAGGTTAATAAAAATGATCCTCAAATTAATGTGACAGTTTGATTCACCTGTAGTTTTGTAATATATAGATCAAAGCAGTCTTTTCCTCTAACATTTTTTCTCTGACGTTTATAGTTCCCGTGGGTTTTCATGCATATATGGGGTCAACAAAAGCAATCGCAAAGGGTGTTGTGTGGGTGTATGATAAAATAGTCATTAACACCCACAATGCATATAGCGCCACCACAGGAAAGTTCACCACACCGGAGCAAGGACTGTACATGTTCTCTTATGACACATTAAGCGACCCGGGAAAAATGTCTCATGCCGGTCTCCATGTCAACGGGAAGATCAGAAGTTGGCAAGGTTGTAACAACTATGGTGGTAAACATCAGGGGTTTACGTGTAGCAACTCCGCGATCCTTCTGCTTCAGAAAGGCGATGTGGTTTATGTTGAAGACCATCTTGCAGCTGCTACCATAAGAGGATTGTATTCAGATTTCAGTGGAGCTAAACTCAACTAGGTGAAATCAGACATGTATATGTTGCATTAATctaaggaaaaaataaatagttcTTCAATAACACTTCTATATatgttctttttatattttttttaattcgtggATTATCAATACTTGTTTAGCTTACTTTTCGATGATTCCGTGTGTACACCTTACCCACAAATTATTCTTCCCTAACGAACAATGAAACTCAGTGTTAAATTATcatacacaaaaaaaacccaagagaTCAAAGCACAAAAAACTTCCATAA
The nucleotide sequence above comes from Magallana gigas chromosome 2, xbMagGiga1.1, whole genome shotgun sequence. Encoded proteins:
- the LOC117681637 gene encoding complement C1q-like protein 4, coding for MFGKIQTYIERVLVISLMFHMNFVTGNCKNTTLKLFDDQIQAIQKSVRTIVEDGSCGNKNIPVGFHAYMGSTKAIAKGVVWVYDKIVINTHNAYSATTGKFTTPEQGLYMFSYDTLSDPGKMSHAGLHVNGKIRSWQGCNNYGGKHQGFTCSNSAILLLQKGDVVYVEDHLAAATIRGLYSDFSGAKLN